GTGTCAATGACAACACACCTCTTTCCAGCATCCCTTCCTGCAGTCTTCAGGCACAATCTTCCAACTTCCATCATTGTGATGCACCTTTGAACTCCATACTGCGAGCCTTTACCGTGATACGCTGCCTTGTGCATCTGCTGCACAGCACGCCTCCAAAAGGGCGCTCGGGCCTTTTCTGAGTCTTTGCCATGCTCCTGAGCTCTGCCGGGCTCGCCCTCGGCATCCCCTTTAGAGCATCGCCGCAGCCAGCACATCTATGCTGCTTCGGCTTTCTCTTCTTGTACTGTATGACTCTCCCTTTGGGAACCCGTACATGGATACGCCTGTATGTCCTGGACCGAAGACTGCCTCTGACCATGCTGGTTGGGGGTAGGGATGGGTTTAAAAAGGTTGCTTTATCATGGGCGTAACTCAGCGTTCGTATTTAATGCCCATGTATAAACCATAATCAGATAAAACTGGATGTCCTGGTTTTAAGCCAGCGCAAGCTTGTTCTGCTGCTACTGAAAACACCATCACCGGCATATTTCTTGTATGCGCTTGCTCAGCAACTGCCGCAACAGAAGGAGTTTCTGCAGAAGAGCTATATGGCTCGATTATTACAATGTCATAATTTCAAGAGGTTTTTAGGGAATTCTCTCCGTTAAAGCGAACAAAGTGATCAATCTAGGAAAACAGAAAGGGCAAGGAGTAGTTTTATTACATTGGAATTATTTTGATTCCTTCTTTGTCTTTCGTTAATGTTCCATGTTTTCCAGCAGAAATATTGTATTCATCTGCAATGTCGCTTGGAATTCTAACAGCAATACTATTTCCCCATTTAGAAAATGTTATATCTTTTGCATGCCTTAATTTTCTATATTTGCCTGCCAATACTTTTAATTGTTTCATATTCATAATTTCTTCTCCACATTCCAAGCATTTATAAGTTTCAAATTCTATTCCATCCTGCTCCATAACATCTTTTTTCTTTTCCATTTTTCCTTTCTGACATACTGGGCATTTCATTTTAATCACCTCGTTCTATTGTTTTGATTATTATACAATGACCTAAATCTTCGCCAACACAGATTATTGAGCCTTCTTTGCTCTTTTTGACAAATTTTATTCCATGCTTTCCAAATCTTTTTACTTTTCCTGTTTGCAAAACATCGTAAACTTGGTCTGGAAAAGCAATTTCTCTTTCCCTTGCTCTTTTAACAGCATGGACTTTGAT
This genomic interval from Candidatus Nanoarchaeia archaeon contains the following:
- a CDS encoding 50S ribosomal protein L34e; amino-acid sequence: MVRGSLRSRTYRRIHVRVPKGRVIQYKKRKPKQHRCAGCGDALKGMPRASPAELRSMAKTQKRPERPFGGVLCSRCTRQRITVKARSMEFKGASQ
- a CDS encoding AbrB/MazE/SpoVT family DNA-binding domain-containing protein — encoded protein: MKCPVCQKGKMEKKKDVMEQDGIEFETYKCLECGEEIMNMKQLKVLAGKYRKLRHAKDITFSKWGNSIAVRIPSDIADEYNISAGKHGTLTKDKEGIKIIPM